Proteins co-encoded in one Uloborus diversus isolate 005 chromosome 9, Udiv.v.3.1, whole genome shotgun sequence genomic window:
- the LOC129229502 gene encoding beta-1,4-mannosyltransferase egh-like, whose product MLLRLCKSDAISTTIILSSNAKHILHCMLFLTLLFVFEIFAGGICLWSCDTEYIDPFEKYGYIPAILLYLLRFLTFLALPQCICNCLGLLCFNAFPDKVQLKGSPLLAPFICIRVVTRGDFPELVKNNVNRNMNTCLDVGLENFLFEVVTDKPLCLPRHPRIREIVVPSTYRTKTGALFKARALQYCLEDDVNVLSDYDWIVHLDEETIITENSLKGIINFVLDGKYQFGQGMITYANEKVVNWMTTLADSFRVADDMGKLRFQFQIFHRPLFSWKGSYVVTQAGAERKVSFDHGLDGSVAEDCYFSMVAYKEGYTFNFIEGEMWEKSPFTLWDFLQQRKRWLQGIFLVVHSAAIPFRNKVFLACALYSWATIPLSTSNIILAGLCPIPCWQIINFLCAFVGAMNIYMYIFGVIKSFSFYRLGLLKFCMCLIGALCTVPINIVIENVAVIWGCFGKKHRFYVVNKDVKSTITV is encoded by the exons ATGCTGTTACGTTTGTGTAAGA GTGATGCCATCAGCACTACAATTATACTTAGTAGCAATGCAAAGCACATCCTGCATTGCATGTTATTCTTAACTCTTCTGTTTGTGTTTGAGATTTTTGCTGGTGGCATATGTCTCTGGTCCTGTGATACTGAATACATCGACCCATTTGAGAAATATGGTTATATTCCTGCTATTCTGTTATATTTATTGAGATTTTTGACTTTCCTTGCCCTCCCACAGTGCATCTGTAATTGTTTAGGCTTGCTTTGTTTTAATGCTTTTCCTGATAAGGTACAGTTGAAAGGGTCCCCACTTTTAGCCCCGTTTATCTGCATCAGAGTCGTCACGAGAGGCGATTTCCCGGAACTGGTGAAGAATAATGTGAACCGCAACATGAACACCTGTCTAGATGTTGGCCTGGAGAATTTTTTGTTTGAAGTTGTCACCGATAAACCTTTGTGTCTTCCTAGGCATCCTAGGATTCGGGAGATTGTTGTACCATCTACTTACAG aacaaaaactGGAGCCCTTTTCAAGGCCAGAGCTCTACAGTATTGTTTAGAGGATGATGTGAATGTTTTGAGTGATTATGATTGGATTGTCCATCTTGATGAGGAGACCATCATCAccgaaaattctttaaaaggcaTTATCAACTTCGTTCTGGATGGGAAGTATCAGTTTGGTCAAGGAATGATTACTTATGCTAACGAGAAGGTCGTGAATTGGATGACAACCCTTGCAGACAGCTTTCGTGTGGCTGATGACATGGGGAAGTTGagatttcagtttcaaatctTCCATAGGCCACTGTTCAGTTGGAAAGGCTCTTACGTCGTCACTCAGGCTGGGGCTGAGAGGAAAGTCTCGTTCGATCACGGTCTCGATGGTTCCGTTGCGGAAGATTGCTATTTCAGCATGGTAGCTTACAAAGAAGGATACACCTTCAATTTCATTGAAGGAGAGATGTGGGAAAAGAGCCCTTTCACATTGTGGGATTTCCTTCAACAGAGAAAGAGATGGCTGCAAGGAATTTTCTTGGTGGTCCACAGTGCTGCTATACCTTTCCGGAATAAAGTGTTCCTCGCATGCGCTTTATATTCTTGGGCAACTATACCACTCAGCACATCCAATATCATTTTGGCAGGGCTGTGTCCAATACCATGTTGGCAGATCATAAATTTCCTTTGTGCTTTTGTTGGAGCCATGAACATCTACATGTACATATTTGGAGTGATCAAGTCCTTCAGCTTCTACCGCCTTGGACTGCTGAAGTTTTGCATGTGCTTGATTGGAGCCCTGTGCACCGTCCCTATCAATATTGTGATTGAAAATGTTGCAGTGATCTGGGGATGTTTTGGCAAAAAACATCGCTTTTATGTTGTGAACAAAGATGTTAAATCTACTATAACAGTATAA